Proteins found in one Oribacterium sp. oral taxon 102 genomic segment:
- a CDS encoding ABC transporter ATP-binding protein: MKYGMSQEPGNGRGGSLEALIKVRDLYKIFHIGSNEVFALNGVSFDIYQGEFIAIVGTSGSGKSTCLNMLAGLEKPSKGAIQIAGARIDRMTEAELVRFRRMNVGFIFQSYNLLNSMNALENVAMPLMFRGLPEAKRMKAARKYLELMGIGNQGQHMPNQMSGGQQQRVGIARALVIEPKIIFADEPTGNLDSHTTEDVLNLMRRIVTEQNKTLIMVTHDNHIAGWADRQLRVVDGRIVETVYREGSEIEKRILAENGELPFTRVDPVTA; the protein is encoded by the coding sequence ATGAAATACGGAATGTCGCAGGAGCCGGGAAACGGGCGGGGAGGCAGCTTGGAAGCATTGATTAAGGTGCGGGATCTGTACAAAATCTTTCATATCGGGAGCAATGAGGTCTTCGCGCTGAACGGTGTCAGCTTCGATATCTATCAGGGGGAGTTCATCGCGATTGTGGGCACCTCCGGTTCCGGGAAGTCCACCTGCCTGAATATGCTCGCGGGTCTGGAGAAGCCATCGAAGGGTGCGATCCAGATCGCAGGAGCACGGATCGATCGGATGACGGAGGCGGAGCTTGTGCGCTTTCGTCGGATGAACGTCGGCTTCATTTTCCAGAGCTACAATCTGCTGAACTCGATGAATGCGCTGGAGAATGTCGCGATGCCGCTGATGTTCCGGGGGCTTCCGGAGGCGAAGCGGATGAAGGCAGCTAGGAAGTATCTGGAGCTGATGGGAATCGGGAATCAGGGGCAGCACATGCCGAATCAGATGTCCGGCGGGCAGCAGCAGCGGGTCGGCATCGCGCGGGCGCTCGTGATAGAGCCGAAGATCATCTTCGCGGATGAGCCGACCGGAAATCTGGACTCGCATACGACGGAGGATGTTCTGAATCTGATGCGCCGTATCGTGACGGAACAGAACAAGACGCTCATTATGGTGACGCATGATAATCATATCGCGGGATGGGCAGATCGACAGCTCCGCGTCGTCGACGGCAGGATCGTCGAGACGGTATATCGGGAGGGCAGCGAGATAGAGAAGCGGATTCTCGCGGAGAACGGAGAGCTGCCGTTCACAAGAGTAGACCCTGTCACAGCATAG